In Bacillus cytotoxicus NVH 391-98, the following are encoded in one genomic region:
- a CDS encoding helix-turn-helix domain-containing protein codes for MIGERIKRLRLQRGISLTELAEKAGVAKSYISSIERNLQQNPSIQFLEKIAAVLQIPIDTLLHDTTPLENQLDSEWTHLVKEAMNSGVSKEQFREFIEFSKWKQNQK; via the coding sequence ATGATTGGAGAACGTATAAAACGCCTTCGCTTACAAAGAGGGATTTCTTTAACAGAACTTGCTGAAAAGGCCGGTGTTGCAAAGTCCTACATTAGCTCCATTGAACGTAATTTACAACAAAATCCGTCCATTCAATTTTTAGAAAAAATCGCAGCCGTTCTGCAAATACCAATTGACACACTTCTTCATGACACAACACCGTTAGAAAATCAATTAGACTCTGAATGGACACACCTTGTTAAAGAAGCAATGAACTCTGGTGTCTCAAAAGAACAATTCCGTGAATTCATTGAGTTTAGTAAATGGAAACAAAATCAAAAATAA
- the calY gene encoding biofilm matrix protein CalY, giving the protein MSLKKKLGMGVASAALGIALIGGGTFAFFSDKEVSNNTFAAGTLDLTLDPKTIVDIKDLKPGDSVKKEFLLKNSGSIAIKDVKLATKYSTVDAKGDNAGEDFASHINVKFIWNWDKQSEPVYETTLADLQKADPDLLAKDIFAPEWGEEGGLQPNTEDYLWVEFEFKDNGQDQNKFQGDTLNLEWTFNASQADGEER; this is encoded by the coding sequence GTGAGTTTAAAGAAAAAGTTAGGCATGGGAGTTGCGTCAGCGGCATTAGGGATTGCTTTAATTGGCGGAGGAACGTTTGCATTTTTTAGCGATAAAGAAGTATCGAACAATACATTCGCTGCAGGTACTTTAGATCTTACTTTGGATCCTAAGACGATTGTAGACATTAAAGATTTGAAGCCAGGAGATTCTGTTAAGAAAGAGTTCTTATTAAAGAACAGTGGTTCTATCGCGATTAAAGATGTGAAATTAGCAACGAAATACTCAACTGTAGATGCGAAGGGTGATAACGCAGGGGAAGACTTTGCGAGTCATATTAATGTGAAATTTATTTGGAACTGGGATAAACAAAGCGAACCAGTTTATGAAACAACTTTAGCAGATTTACAAAAAGCGGATCCTGATTTATTAGCGAAGGATATCTTTGCTCCAGAGTGGGGGGAAGAAGGAGGACTACAACCAAACACAGAGGACTACCTATGGGTAGAATTTGAATTTAAAGATAATGGACAAGATCAAAATAAATTCCAAGGCGATACATTAAACTTAGAATGGACATTTAATGCAAGTCAAGCTGATGGAGAAGAAAGATAA
- a CDS encoding ABC transporter permease has protein sequence MKKFLVSYSWLILLFLYFPMMVLMVYSFNDSRINAEWQGFTFHWYTDLFQKQDVIDALVNSITIALITTFVTTALGVFFAVALHRYKYRFEGAINGLVYLPILIPDILMGLSLLILFSQIGMELGQATIIIAHITFSISFVVVILAARLSSMGHDLEEAANDLGATPWQTFRHVTLPSIAPGIISAALLTFTLSIDDFVISFFVSGPGSTTLPLYIYSMVKRGVSPEINALSTILIVVIVGLMIASEIFRNKGADGEENSGGHLPL, from the coding sequence ATGAAAAAGTTTTTAGTTTCTTACTCTTGGTTAATTTTATTGTTCCTATATTTTCCAATGATGGTTTTAATGGTCTATTCTTTTAATGATTCGCGTATTAATGCAGAATGGCAAGGGTTTACATTCCATTGGTATACAGATTTATTTCAAAAGCAAGACGTTATTGATGCATTGGTAAATAGTATTACAATTGCTCTTATTACAACTTTCGTAACAACTGCTCTCGGTGTATTTTTTGCAGTAGCATTACATCGTTATAAGTATCGTTTTGAAGGAGCGATAAATGGACTTGTATACTTACCCATTTTAATTCCTGATATTTTAATGGGATTATCTCTACTTATTTTATTTAGCCAAATTGGAATGGAGCTTGGACAAGCTACTATTATCATTGCGCATATTACGTTTAGTATTTCATTTGTTGTTGTGATTTTGGCAGCGCGTTTATCTAGTATGGGACATGATTTAGAAGAAGCAGCCAATGATTTAGGAGCAACCCCTTGGCAAACGTTTCGTCATGTAACGCTTCCAAGTATTGCCCCTGGTATTATTTCCGCTGCGTTATTAACATTTACGTTATCAATTGATGACTTTGTCATTAGTTTCTTTGTATCTGGGCCAGGATCAACAACATTGCCACTATATATTTACAGTATGGTCAAACGCGGAGTATCACCTGAAATTAATGCACTTTCAACAATATTAATTGTTGTCATTGTTGGATTAATGATTGCATCAGAAATATTTCGTAATAAAGGAGCGGATGGAGAAGAAAACTCCGGAGGGCATCTTCCTTTATAA
- a CDS encoding anti-repressor SinI family protein: MYKDKTDSLDQEWIDLILEALDAGIAIQDIEHFFQNMKQSTQA, from the coding sequence TTGTACAAAGATAAGACAGACTCGTTAGATCAGGAATGGATTGATTTAATACTTGAGGCGCTTGATGCAGGAATTGCAATTCAAGACATTGAACATTTCTTCCAAAATATGAAGCAATCCACGCAAGCCTAA
- a CDS encoding polyamine ABC transporter substrate-binding protein, producing the protein MKLMKTIAGAAISFSLVAGVLAGCGGEKKEELNIYSWADNFDEQVLRDFEKKYNVKINYDKYASNEEMFAKLQAGGAKYDLIQPSDYMVKTMAEMDLLEPLNKKNIPNVENLVSNFKTPAFDPENKYSLVYTWGVTGIAYNKKYVKETPTSWNDLWNEKYKGRVTLLNDSREVLGMALKKNGFSNSTKDDAQLKTAATDLQKLLPNLLAFDTDNIKQKFITEDTWIGTVWSGDAAFIAKDNKDVGYVVPKEGGTIWADTLAIPKGAKHKELAEKFMNYLMDEKVSVKNYESIGYSNPNEKAWPLHSKEYRDNKMIFLSQDELNRTEWLVDVDDKLKEYDRYWTELKTKGK; encoded by the coding sequence ATGAAATTAATGAAGACGATAGCCGGCGCAGCCATTAGTTTTAGCCTTGTAGCAGGTGTACTTGCAGGATGCGGCGGTGAAAAAAAAGAAGAGCTTAACATTTATAGCTGGGCGGATAACTTTGATGAGCAAGTATTAAGGGATTTTGAGAAAAAATACAATGTCAAGATTAACTATGACAAGTATGCAAGTAACGAAGAAATGTTTGCGAAGTTACAAGCTGGTGGTGCGAAATATGATTTAATTCAGCCATCTGATTACATGGTGAAAACAATGGCCGAAATGGATTTATTAGAGCCATTAAATAAGAAAAACATTCCGAATGTAGAAAATCTTGTTTCTAACTTTAAAACGCCAGCATTTGATCCGGAGAATAAATACTCTCTTGTATACACTTGGGGTGTAACAGGAATTGCTTACAATAAAAAGTATGTAAAAGAAACGCCAACAAGCTGGAATGATTTATGGAATGAGAAGTATAAAGGACGCGTTACTTTATTAAATGATTCTCGTGAAGTATTAGGTATGGCGCTTAAGAAAAATGGATTTTCCAATAGTACAAAAGATGATGCCCAATTAAAAACAGCGGCAACGGACTTACAGAAGTTACTTCCAAACCTACTCGCATTTGACACAGATAACATTAAGCAAAAATTCATTACAGAAGATACATGGATTGGAACAGTATGGTCTGGAGATGCAGCGTTTATTGCAAAAGATAATAAAGATGTAGGGTATGTCGTTCCAAAAGAAGGCGGTACAATTTGGGCGGATACATTAGCAATTCCAAAAGGTGCGAAACATAAAGAACTTGCTGAGAAGTTTATGAACTATTTAATGGATGAAAAAGTAAGTGTGAAAAACTATGAATCCATTGGATATAGTAATCCAAACGAAAAAGCTTGGCCACTTCATAGTAAAGAATACCGCGATAACAAAATGATTTTCTTGTCACAAGATGAGTTAAATCGTACAGAATGGCTTGTTGATGTAGATGATAAATTAAAAGAGTATGATCGTTACTGGACAGAGTTAAAAACAAAAGGAAAATAA
- a CDS encoding DUF4047 domain-containing protein, with amino-acid sequence MPKALKRIKMMLVFPCMCSVAFYMGAQIVTHTEAAFVTEQKVQGSIAAAPVFPKTIYTLKQTAKQHEKVILQVYENMKKEVEEEASIEVLENRLVSWKEQREKVAFERELLQKIYIEMEGYYHQLQESHSQEQLQSVKENLNVINMICKNVDKAAGIQKIDEEIRTLQKQVDAEKGKKLHEQANVLEKQEAEHVTATESTATEQPSHHKEEQPSEQDVDSHLKEATSK; translated from the coding sequence ATGCCTAAAGCGTTAAAAAGAATAAAAATGATGCTTGTTTTCCCATGTATGTGTTCTGTAGCTTTTTATATGGGAGCTCAAATTGTCACTCATACAGAAGCAGCTTTTGTAACAGAGCAAAAAGTGCAAGGTTCGATCGCTGCAGCTCCTGTGTTTCCGAAAACCATATACACGTTGAAACAAACTGCAAAGCAGCACGAGAAAGTAATTTTACAAGTATATGAAAACATGAAAAAAGAAGTAGAAGAAGAAGCATCTATAGAAGTACTTGAAAACAGACTTGTTTCATGGAAAGAGCAACGTGAAAAAGTTGCTTTCGAGCGCGAGTTATTACAGAAAATATATATAGAAATGGAAGGGTATTATCATCAATTACAAGAAAGCCATTCACAGGAGCAACTTCAATCTGTCAAAGAGAATTTAAATGTTATCAATATGATTTGTAAGAATGTTGATAAAGCTGCAGGAATTCAAAAAATTGATGAAGAAATTCGAACGCTTCAAAAGCAAGTCGATGCGGAAAAAGGGAAAAAATTGCATGAACAAGCAAATGTATTAGAAAAACAAGAAGCCGAGCATGTAACGGCTACGGAGTCAACAGCGACAGAACAGCCGTCTCATCATAAAGAAGAACAACCATCTGAACAAGATGTTGACTCTCATTTAAAAGAAGCAACAAGCAAATAG
- the potA gene encoding spermidine/putrescine ABC transporter ATP-binding protein PotA: MKKIIKIEAIEKHFGNQVIIPPLSLDIKEGEFLTILGPSGCGKTTLLRMIAGFETPTKGNLLLDEERINELPPYKRHMNLVFQHYALFPHMTVEKNICFGMKMQKVSAAEQKERAEEAMRLTQLLEFRNRKPAKLSGGQQQRVAIARAIVNNPRVLLLDEPLGALDFKLRKDLQRELKNLQRNLGITFIYVTHDQEEAMSMSDRIVVMNKGHIEQIGTPKEIYNAPKTMFVATFIGENNIIKSGENYVAVRPENVKIRSVEQPILKEYHLGHIEDIEFVGNMEKLYVREEKTSELLMTYQTAEEAAQWSIGDNVYVGWEQEDEVTLS, from the coding sequence ATGAAAAAGATTATAAAAATTGAAGCGATAGAAAAACATTTTGGAAATCAAGTCATTATTCCACCTCTTTCTTTAGATATTAAAGAAGGGGAATTTTTAACAATTCTTGGACCGAGTGGTTGCGGGAAAACAACGTTACTTCGTATGATTGCAGGTTTTGAAACGCCAACAAAAGGTAACCTTTTACTCGATGAAGAACGGATTAATGAATTACCACCTTATAAGCGTCATATGAATTTAGTATTTCAACATTACGCACTATTTCCACATATGACAGTTGAAAAGAATATTTGTTTCGGTATGAAAATGCAAAAAGTATCAGCAGCGGAACAAAAAGAACGTGCGGAAGAAGCTATGCGTTTAACGCAGTTATTAGAATTCCGTAACCGAAAACCAGCGAAACTTTCTGGCGGACAACAGCAGCGTGTTGCAATTGCGAGAGCGATTGTAAATAACCCGCGTGTACTCTTGCTCGATGAGCCACTTGGCGCACTTGATTTTAAGTTAAGAAAAGATTTGCAGCGCGAGTTAAAAAACTTACAGCGTAATTTAGGAATTACATTTATTTATGTAACTCATGATCAAGAAGAAGCGATGAGCATGAGCGATCGTATTGTCGTGATGAATAAAGGACATATCGAGCAAATTGGAACACCGAAGGAAATTTATAACGCACCAAAAACAATGTTTGTAGCGACGTTTATTGGTGAAAATAATATTATAAAATCCGGGGAAAACTATGTAGCAGTTCGCCCTGAAAATGTAAAAATCCGTTCGGTTGAGCAACCGATTTTAAAAGAATACCATCTTGGGCATATTGAAGATATTGAATTTGTTGGAAATATGGAAAAGCTGTATGTACGTGAGGAAAAAACATCTGAATTATTAATGACATATCAAACTGCAGAAGAAGCGGCGCAGTGGAGTATCGGAGATAATGTATACGTAGGCTGGGAGCAAGAGGATGAGGTGACCTTAAGTTGA
- a CDS encoding aldehyde dehydrogenase → MDIPSIVKMQKEYFYSGYTREIAIRKLHLHTLYEGIKRFESDIFRALQLDLNKSHHESFTTEIGYVLKEISFQMKHLSSWSKPRRVRTALTHFGSKGKIVPEPYGVTLIMAPWNYPFQLAIAPLVGALAAGNTVVLKPSELTPNVSKLLAHMMQELFPKELVTVIEGGIQESTALLKEPFDYIFFTGSVSVGKIVMEAAAKQLIPLTLELGGKSPCIVHKDVKMDVAARRIVWGKFLNAGQTCVAPDYIYVHSSVKKGLIEALRSEIVRQYGEPLQNENYVRIVSKRHFDRLCAFLQEGHVEVGGNYNEETLHIEPTILTNITWQSAIMEDEIFGPLLPIIEYEEIEEVIETIQQQPKPLALYVFSENKQIQKQVTTNISYGGGCINDVVYHLATPYLPFGGVGSSGLGSYHGEQSFQTFSHYKSILSQSTIFDMKIRYSSTKSALKFIRKLLK, encoded by the coding sequence ATGGATATTCCTTCTATTGTCAAGATGCAAAAAGAATATTTTTATAGCGGTTATACGAGAGAAATCGCGATAAGAAAATTACATTTACATACATTATATGAAGGGATTAAGCGGTTTGAGTCTGATATTTTTCGGGCGCTTCAGTTAGATTTAAATAAATCCCATCATGAATCATTTACAACAGAAATTGGCTATGTACTAAAGGAAATTTCTTTTCAAATGAAGCACCTTTCTTCATGGAGTAAGCCGAGACGTGTTCGAACGGCTTTGACGCATTTTGGATCGAAAGGGAAAATAGTTCCAGAACCATACGGTGTTACGCTTATTATGGCCCCTTGGAATTATCCATTCCAATTGGCAATCGCTCCCCTTGTAGGGGCGTTAGCGGCGGGTAACACGGTTGTTTTAAAGCCGTCTGAGTTAACACCAAATGTATCAAAACTATTAGCTCATATGATGCAAGAATTGTTTCCAAAAGAACTTGTTACTGTAATAGAAGGTGGAATCCAGGAAAGTACAGCGTTACTTAAGGAACCTTTTGATTATATTTTCTTTACCGGTAGTGTTAGCGTAGGGAAAATTGTGATGGAAGCAGCAGCGAAACAGTTAATACCTCTTACGTTAGAACTTGGCGGGAAAAGTCCATGTATTGTGCATAAAGATGTGAAAATGGATGTAGCGGCAAGACGGATTGTTTGGGGGAAATTTCTAAACGCCGGACAGACATGTGTTGCTCCCGACTATATTTATGTTCATTCATCAGTGAAGAAGGGGCTGATTGAGGCACTTCGTAGTGAGATTGTTAGGCAATATGGAGAACCGTTACAAAATGAAAATTATGTCCGGATTGTTAGCAAGCGTCATTTTGACAGATTATGTGCATTTTTACAGGAGGGGCATGTTGAAGTTGGTGGCAATTATAATGAAGAAACATTGCATATAGAGCCTACCATTTTAACGAATATTACATGGCAAAGTGCAATTATGGAAGATGAGATTTTTGGACCGCTATTACCTATTATAGAATATGAAGAAATAGAAGAGGTCATTGAGACTATTCAACAACAGCCAAAGCCACTTGCTTTATATGTTTTCTCAGAGAATAAACAAATTCAGAAACAAGTTACAACGAATATTTCATATGGTGGCGGTTGTATAAATGATGTCGTATATCATCTTGCAACGCCGTATTTACCTTTTGGAGGAGTTGGTAGTAGCGGATTAGGCAGTTACCATGGTGAACAAAGTTTTCAAACATTTTCTCATTATAAGAGCATTTTATCTCAATCTACAATTTTTGATATGAAAATTCGTTATTCTTCTACAAAAAGTGCTTTAAAATTTATACGAAAGTTGTTAAAATGA
- a CDS encoding TasA family protein encodes MTIKKKLGLGIGSALMGAALIGSGTVAYFSDQEVTNNTVAAGTLDLTVKPATEIIQVGNIKPGDTIIRDFELVNSGTLNIEKVFLYSEYIVKDTKGDNTEDFGDHIKVTILKNTDKGHNMIKEKKLSELVGKPSIPVNNDSLAEALDEKGIRAGHKDSFKVRFEFVDNGENQNQFQGDTIELKWTFDAQQGNGEEK; translated from the coding sequence ATGACCATAAAGAAAAAATTAGGACTAGGGATTGGATCGGCACTGATGGGAGCAGCGTTAATTGGGAGCGGAACCGTTGCGTATTTTAGCGATCAGGAAGTTACGAACAATACGGTTGCGGCAGGCACGTTAGATTTAACAGTAAAGCCGGCTACGGAGATTATTCAAGTAGGAAATATAAAACCCGGGGATACGATTATACGTGATTTTGAATTGGTGAATAGCGGCACACTCAATATTGAGAAAGTTTTCTTATACTCCGAATATATAGTGAAAGATACAAAAGGTGATAATACAGAGGATTTTGGAGATCACATAAAAGTTACAATCTTAAAGAATACAGATAAGGGCCATAACATGATAAAGGAAAAGAAATTATCTGAATTAGTAGGAAAGCCATCCATACCAGTAAATAATGATTCACTTGCGGAAGCATTGGATGAAAAAGGGATTAGGGCTGGGCATAAAGATTCCTTTAAAGTGCGCTTTGAATTTGTTGATAATGGGGAAAATCAAAATCAATTTCAGGGCGATACAATCGAATTGAAGTGGACATTTGATGCGCAGCAAGGAAATGGGGAGGAAAAGTGA
- a CDS encoding immune inhibitor A domain-containing protein gives MKKKPFKVLSALAVAAVLGGAFSFGSPAVQAETSAKATATSPIDDHLIPEERLANALKKRGVINEKASDEETKKAVEKYVEKKKGDKPGKDEMVGDQVTKEASEFLKKVKDAKTDTKEKGKEPASGQTEGTVPAKSALNGKVPTTPAKAKKYNGEVRKDKVLVLLVEYDDFKHNNIEQEPGYMYSDDFNQEHYEKMLFGDEPFTLHDGSKIETFKQYYEEQSGGSYTVDGTVSKWLTVPGKAADYGADAGEGHDNKGPLGPRDLIKDALKAAVESGIDLSEFDQFDQYDIDGDGNKNEPDGLVDHLMVIHAGVGQEAGGGKLGDDAIWSHRWTIGQKPFPIDGTTAKVPYWDGKMAAFDYTIEPEDGAVGVFAHEYGHDLGLPDEYDTKYSGGGEPVQSWSIMSGGSWAGKIAGTTPTSFSPQNKEFFQKTMGGNWANIVEIDYEKLNRGIGYATYLDQSVTKSNRPGLIRVNLPDKDVKGIEPAFGQKYYYSTKGDDLHTTLETPLFDLTSATNATFDFKSLYEIETGYDFLEVHAVTEDGTKTLIDTIGNKDVKDGADTTLGEWVDKSYDLSQFKGKKVKLVFEYVTDGGLALNGFTLDNASLTVDGNVVFSDDAEGETQFKLNGFVVSNGIEKKSHNYYVEWRNYAGADEALKYARGPVYNTGMVVWYADASYTDNWVGVHPGHGFLGVVDSHPEAIAGTLNGKPTFKDSTRYQIADAAFSFDQTPAWKVVSPTRGTFEYNGLPGVAKFDDSKVYINNQIPDAGRILPKLGLKFEVVGQADDKSAGAVRLYR, from the coding sequence ATGAAAAAGAAACCATTTAAAGTGCTATCAGCACTTGCGGTAGCGGCTGTTCTTGGAGGCGCATTTAGCTTTGGAAGTCCGGCTGTTCAGGCAGAAACATCTGCAAAGGCAACAGCGACGAGTCCAATTGATGATCATTTGATTCCAGAAGAGCGCTTAGCAAATGCACTTAAGAAGCGCGGGGTGATTAACGAAAAGGCGTCCGATGAAGAGACAAAGAAAGCGGTCGAGAAGTATGTCGAGAAAAAGAAAGGTGATAAGCCTGGGAAAGATGAGATGGTTGGGGATCAAGTAACGAAAGAGGCATCTGAATTTCTGAAGAAGGTGAAAGATGCAAAAACAGATACAAAAGAGAAAGGAAAAGAACCAGCAAGTGGACAGACAGAGGGAACTGTTCCAGCAAAGAGCGCTTTAAATGGTAAAGTACCAACAACTCCTGCAAAAGCAAAAAAGTATAACGGAGAGGTTCGTAAAGATAAAGTACTTGTGTTGCTTGTTGAATATGATGATTTCAAGCATAACAATATCGAACAAGAACCTGGGTATATGTATTCTGATGATTTTAATCAGGAACATTATGAAAAAATGTTATTCGGTGATGAACCATTTACGCTACATGATGGAAGTAAAATTGAAACATTTAAGCAGTATTATGAAGAACAATCTGGCGGTAGCTATACAGTAGATGGTACAGTGTCAAAGTGGTTAACCGTTCCAGGCAAAGCAGCTGATTATGGTGCGGATGCTGGAGAAGGGCATGATAATAAAGGACCATTAGGACCGCGTGATTTAATAAAAGATGCATTAAAAGCAGCAGTAGAGAGTGGAATCGATTTATCGGAGTTCGATCAATTTGATCAATATGATATAGATGGTGACGGAAATAAAAATGAACCAGATGGCTTAGTTGATCATTTAATGGTTATTCACGCTGGTGTTGGACAAGAAGCTGGTGGTGGTAAATTAGGTGATGATGCAATTTGGTCACATCGCTGGACAATTGGTCAAAAACCATTTCCAATTGATGGGACAACAGCGAAAGTTCCATATTGGGACGGGAAAATGGCTGCATTCGATTACACAATTGAGCCAGAGGATGGCGCAGTTGGTGTCTTCGCACATGAATATGGTCATGATTTAGGGCTTCCAGATGAGTATGATACAAAATATTCTGGCGGCGGTGAACCAGTTCAATCATGGTCTATTATGAGCGGGGGTAGTTGGGCAGGTAAAATTGCTGGAACGACGCCAACAAGTTTCTCTCCGCAAAATAAAGAGTTTTTCCAAAAAACAATGGGGGGGAATTGGGCAAATATTGTAGAAATAGATTATGAGAAATTAAATCGAGGCATTGGTTATGCAACATATTTAGATCAAAGTGTTACAAAATCAAATCGACCAGGCTTAATTCGTGTCAACTTACCGGACAAGGATGTAAAAGGAATTGAGCCTGCCTTTGGACAGAAGTACTACTATAGTACAAAAGGTGACGATCTTCACACGACTTTAGAAACACCTTTATTTGATTTAACAAGTGCAACGAATGCAACATTTGATTTTAAATCACTGTATGAAATTGAAACAGGGTATGATTTCTTAGAAGTACATGCGGTAACAGAAGATGGTACAAAAACATTAATTGATACAATTGGTAATAAAGATGTAAAAGATGGGGCAGATACAACTTTAGGAGAATGGGTGGACAAGTCTTATGATTTAAGCCAGTTCAAAGGTAAAAAAGTGAAGCTTGTCTTTGAATATGTAACAGACGGCGGTCTTGCATTAAATGGCTTTACGCTTGATAATGCATCATTAACAGTAGACGGTAACGTTGTATTTTCTGATGATGCAGAAGGAGAGACGCAGTTTAAATTAAATGGTTTTGTCGTTTCAAATGGAATTGAGAAGAAGAGCCATAACTATTATGTAGAGTGGAGAAATTATGCAGGTGCCGACGAAGCCTTAAAATATGCTCGTGGTCCGGTATATAACACAGGTATGGTTGTCTGGTATGCGGATGCAAGCTATACAGATAACTGGGTTGGGGTTCATCCGGGACATGGTTTCCTTGGAGTAGTTGATTCCCATCCTGAAGCCATTGCAGGCACTTTAAATGGTAAGCCAACATTTAAAGATAGCACACGTTATCAAATTGCAGATGCAGCATTCTCTTTCGATCAAACACCAGCTTGGAAAGTTGTATCACCAACTCGTGGAACGTTTGAATATAACGGGTTACCTGGCGTTGCGAAATTTGATGATTCAAAAGTTTACATCAATAATCAAATTCCAGATGCAGGGCGCATTTTACCGAAGCTTGGTTTGAAATTTGAAGTAGTTGGTCAAGCTGATGATAAATCAGCAGGTGCAGTTCGTTTATATCGATAA
- a CDS encoding ABC transporter permease, whose protein sequence is MKKGKLLALPTVAWLLIFFLFPLLFVLAFAFFQRGAYGTVEMQFTFDNIVRVFDSLYMSTLWETVKIAVITTVLCLLIGYPFAYTITIVDRKYRSILLLLATIPFWINFLVRSYAWIVILRSQGLVNTVLLKLGIIHEPLNLLYNTPSVILGMVYSLLPFMILPVYAAIEQFDKRKLEAAYDLGATPIKAFWHVTLPMTMSGVATGSILVFVSSIGMFVVSDVMGGSKVALIGNVIQNQFLGARDWPFGSALSIIVVLFSVLLIYLYYRATKVYKYGNGGE, encoded by the coding sequence TTGAAAAAAGGGAAACTACTCGCATTACCTACAGTTGCATGGCTCTTAATTTTCTTTTTATTTCCGCTCTTATTTGTATTAGCATTTGCATTCTTCCAGCGCGGTGCGTACGGCACAGTGGAAATGCAATTTACATTTGATAATATAGTACGCGTCTTTGATTCGCTATATATGAGTACATTATGGGAGACAGTGAAGATTGCTGTTATTACAACGGTGCTTTGCTTACTAATTGGATATCCATTTGCATATACAATCACGATTGTAGATCGTAAATATCGTTCTATTCTTTTATTATTGGCAACAATTCCGTTTTGGATTAACTTCCTTGTCCGTTCATACGCATGGATTGTTATTTTACGTTCACAAGGTCTTGTGAATACAGTATTACTAAAATTAGGCATTATTCATGAACCATTAAATTTATTATATAATACACCATCTGTAATATTAGGTATGGTTTATTCTTTATTACCATTTATGATTTTACCGGTGTATGCAGCGATTGAACAGTTTGATAAACGCAAGTTAGAAGCAGCGTATGACTTAGGCGCAACGCCAATTAAGGCATTTTGGCATGTGACACTTCCAATGACAATGTCAGGAGTTGCAACGGGTTCCATTTTAGTGTTTGTTTCATCTATTGGTATGTTTGTCGTATCGGATGTAATGGGTGGATCGAAAGTAGCATTAATTGGAAACGTAATTCAAAACCAATTTTTAGGTGCACGTGATTGGCCATTTGGTTCTGCATTATCGATTATTGTCGTCCTATTCTCTGTTCTATTAATTTACTTATATTATCGTGCGACGAAAGTATATAAATATGGAAACGGAGGGGAATAG
- a CDS encoding phosphatase PAP2 family protein, which produces MKKKLHQYELLCMVLFCIIFGIVAWRVQANGVTMMDTYVQELVKGLQTDRLLVFFSYFTKMGSAIGITSVLIFSLLIFWKKRYYVAMFLYPFAILTTHLVNKGIKEIVKRDRPSLNEAFDALGYSFPSGHAMLSIMTYGFLAYIIAANLHNTMSKYISIIIAALFIIWIGLSRIILFVHYPTDVLAGYAVGGILLIVTIYFHRLISERFQVNQER; this is translated from the coding sequence TTGAAGAAAAAATTGCATCAATATGAATTACTATGTATGGTATTATTTTGTATCATATTTGGCATCGTTGCTTGGAGAGTACAAGCTAATGGCGTAACAATGATGGATACATATGTACAAGAGCTCGTAAAGGGATTACAAACAGATCGTTTGCTTGTATTTTTTTCATACTTTACAAAAATGGGGTCTGCAATTGGGATTACGAGCGTACTTATTTTTAGCTTGCTTATTTTTTGGAAGAAGCGTTATTATGTTGCAATGTTCTTATATCCGTTTGCTATATTAACAACGCATCTTGTGAACAAAGGTATAAAGGAAATTGTGAAAAGGGATCGTCCAAGTTTGAATGAAGCGTTTGATGCACTTGGATATAGTTTTCCAAGTGGACATGCGATGTTGTCCATTATGACGTATGGATTTCTTGCTTATATTATCGCAGCAAACTTGCACAATACAATGAGCAAATATATAAGCATAATCATTGCGGCACTATTTATTATATGGATTGGACTAAGCAGGATTATCTTATTTGTTCATTATCCAACTGATGTTTTAGCAGGGTACGCAGTAGGGGGGATTCTGTTAATTGTTACCATTTATTTTCATCGTCTCATTTCAGAGAGATTTCAAGTGAATCAAGAGCGATAA